From a region of the Erythrobacter neustonensis genome:
- a CDS encoding DUF3034 family protein has protein sequence MSCAVLIADANAPFIAYRPVLDARIEQVVVNDEPAVPAMREPGVKASPPAIAPLDRAANRLAAPRLADGLQRPVRGSKLLLTNGVTTVEGSSGGGLARWATIAGRQTGRGVGLSAHVTAIELPDFGWRSYGAALGIGDRIEVTIARADFDTRDAGAALGIGQGYTFNLDTYGAKLRIAGDLVYGAAWLPQIALGIEHKRSRDGALVRALGAADDSGTDITLSATKLLLARSLLANATLRYTRANELGLLGFGSGTADHALQFEGSLGYQLSRRMVVGAEYRTKPDNLGLGEDDWIDLFAAYALTDHLTMTAAYVDLGAVATFSGQRGGFVSAQVAF, from the coding sequence ATGTCCTGCGCCGTTCTGATCGCCGACGCCAATGCTCCTTTCATCGCCTATCGGCCCGTGCTGGATGCCCGGATCGAGCAGGTCGTGGTTAATGACGAACCTGCTGTGCCAGCCATGCGCGAACCCGGCGTGAAGGCGTCCCCCCCGGCAATCGCACCGCTTGATCGGGCCGCTAACAGGCTCGCTGCGCCGCGCCTGGCGGATGGGCTGCAGCGCCCCGTTCGTGGCAGCAAGCTGCTGCTCACCAACGGCGTCACCACGGTCGAGGGATCTTCGGGCGGCGGACTGGCGCGCTGGGCGACGATTGCCGGACGGCAGACGGGCCGCGGCGTGGGCCTTTCGGCGCACGTCACCGCCATCGAACTGCCCGATTTCGGTTGGCGGTCCTACGGCGCGGCGCTGGGCATCGGCGACCGGATCGAGGTTACAATCGCGCGCGCCGATTTCGATACCCGCGATGCCGGCGCGGCGCTCGGCATCGGGCAGGGCTACACGTTCAATCTCGACACTTACGGAGCCAAGCTGCGGATCGCGGGCGATCTTGTCTATGGCGCAGCGTGGCTGCCGCAGATCGCGCTGGGTATCGAACACAAGCGCAGCCGCGACGGCGCACTGGTGCGCGCGCTGGGCGCGGCCGATGACAGCGGCACCGATATTACGCTGAGCGCGACCAAACTGCTGCTCGCGCGCAGTCTGCTGGCGAATGCGACGCTGCGATACACCAGGGCGAACGAACTTGGCCTGCTCGGCTTCGGATCGGGCACCGCAGATCATGCGCTGCAATTCGAAGGTTCGCTCGGCTACCAATTGTCGCGCCGGATGGTCGTCGGCGCCGAATACCGCACCAAGCCCGACAATCTCGGGCTGGGGGAGGATGACTGGATCGATCTGTTCGCCGCCTATGCGCTGACCGATCATCTCACGATGACCGCGGCTTATGTCGACCTTGGCGCTGTCGCCACCTTCTCGGGCCAGCGCGGCGGGTTCGTCTCCGCGCAGGTCGCCTTTTGA
- a CDS encoding methylamine utilization protein has protein sequence MAFAVAAAPPASLRVQVVDASGMPLRDAVVELRPANASGGAIRFPWKMGMAQKNRQFVPGTLIVAKGSTVAFPNLDNVRHSIYSFSKPARFAIDLYGRDQTRTQTFNVAGSIKLGCNIHDDMRGYIRVTDTPFAAKTDHNGYATLTGMAGGSASLTVWHPMLRTPTGEKRSAITITGGAQNHKLAVALR, from the coding sequence TTGGCATTCGCCGTGGCCGCCGCTCCACCCGCCAGCCTGCGTGTGCAGGTGGTCGATGCGAGCGGAATGCCGCTGCGCGATGCAGTGGTCGAACTGCGCCCGGCAAACGCGAGCGGCGGCGCGATCCGGTTCCCGTGGAAGATGGGAATGGCGCAGAAGAACCGCCAGTTCGTGCCCGGCACGCTGATCGTTGCGAAAGGCAGCACGGTCGCCTTCCCCAATCTCGATAACGTGCGCCATTCGATCTACAGCTTTTCCAAGCCGGCGCGGTTCGCGATCGACCTTTATGGCCGTGACCAGACCCGCACCCAGACCTTCAATGTTGCGGGCAGCATCAAACTGGGCTGCAATATCCACGATGACATGCGCGGCTATATCCGCGTCACCGACACGCCCTTTGCCGCCAAGACCGATCACAACGGCTATGCCACGCTGACCGGGATGGCAGGCGGCAGCGCCAGCCTGACCGTGTGGCATCCGATGCTGCGCACGCCCACGGGCGAAAAGCGGTCGGCGATCACGATCACGGGCGGCGCGCAGAACCACAAGCTGGCGGTCGCATTGCGATGA
- a CDS encoding putative bifunctional diguanylate cyclase/phosphodiesterase, which yields MSTAFPRALLSRLANLRIGSLRARIALLFAALFAAVLGVVVMLAAGALANFGEDSAARDMAANARVFDEILAARARQMSDEAGVLAHDFGFREAVATGDAPTIASALTSLKDRAGSDMAFVLTLEGEVLTADAAGIPAPHTLWTKLDAGKTRGIIRSGRGLALAAAAPIEAPDLIGWLVIAQPFDRAELDRLVELAPIALGAQVVENSRQQRWLRTARADTVFERELGGERTLVHVSDLAVLQEGISPRLVLRHPLAQSLAAFGHLKLLLGALAAAGIALVLAMGWRIARSVTEPLEQLDEATRAISEGREISLDIVTDDEVGRLAESFNQMVAAIDERERQIIHVGLHDGLTGLPNRKLFTEQLGNTLARRRGDERVMVAYVDLDDFKMVNDSLGHPAGDALLRIIADHLREDLPDALIARLGGDEFAILIDNIDPKTPIETIADRLQNCFDRPIMINGQAAQSGASIGIAIAPGDSNDGATLMKHADLALYRAKHEGKATYHFFEPALDEAARRRRQMELDLRAAIKDGGFTLNFQPLYNLAERRLTGFEALIRWNHPVRGRINPAEFIPLAEETGLIIPIGEWVMREACRLASKWPSDVTVAVNVSAKQFAAGGIASTVMSALSSSGLPAHRLELEITESIFIADVETTLTTLHSLRNIGVRIALDDFGTGYSSLSYLRSFPFDKVKIDRSFIEDLGTSTSGHAMIRAITMLAEALGMETLAEGVEDVAQFEVLEREGCQNIQGYLFSRPVEADAVFGLLREGAGYQRQLAG from the coding sequence ATGAGCACGGCATTTCCACGCGCGCTGTTGTCGCGGTTGGCCAACCTGCGGATCGGATCGCTGCGGGCGCGCATCGCGCTGCTGTTTGCCGCGCTGTTTGCCGCGGTGCTGGGCGTGGTGGTGATGCTTGCAGCCGGTGCGCTCGCCAATTTCGGCGAAGACAGCGCGGCGCGCGACATGGCCGCCAATGCGCGCGTGTTCGACGAGATCCTCGCCGCACGCGCGCGCCAGATGAGCGATGAGGCAGGCGTCCTCGCCCACGATTTCGGCTTCCGCGAGGCGGTCGCGACGGGCGATGCGCCCACCATTGCGAGCGCGCTCACGAGCCTCAAGGACCGCGCGGGCAGCGACATGGCATTCGTCCTCACGCTCGAAGGCGAGGTGCTGACCGCCGATGCTGCGGGGATTCCTGCGCCGCACACGCTCTGGACGAAGCTCGACGCGGGCAAGACCCGCGGGATCATCCGTTCGGGCCGCGGTCTTGCATTGGCGGCTGCCGCCCCGATCGAAGCGCCCGACCTGATCGGCTGGCTGGTAATCGCCCAGCCCTTCGACCGCGCCGAGCTTGACCGGCTGGTCGAACTCGCCCCGATCGCGCTTGGGGCGCAGGTGGTCGAAAATTCGCGGCAGCAGCGCTGGCTGCGCACCGCGCGCGCGGACACCGTGTTCGAGCGCGAGCTTGGCGGCGAGCGCACGCTGGTCCACGTCTCGGACCTGGCCGTTTTGCAGGAGGGGATCAGCCCGCGGCTGGTGCTGCGACATCCCTTGGCACAAAGCTTGGCCGCATTTGGCCACCTCAAGCTGCTGCTCGGCGCGCTCGCGGCGGCGGGGATCGCACTGGTGCTGGCGATGGGCTGGCGGATTGCGCGTTCGGTAACCGAACCGCTCGAACAGCTCGACGAGGCGACCCGCGCAATCAGCGAAGGCCGCGAAATCAGCCTCGATATCGTCACCGACGACGAGGTTGGCCGGCTGGCCGAAAGCTTCAACCAGATGGTTGCCGCGATCGACGAACGCGAAAGACAGATCATCCATGTCGGCCTGCATGACGGGTTGACCGGTCTGCCCAACCGCAAGCTGTTCACCGAGCAGCTCGGCAACACGCTCGCACGGCGGCGCGGGGATGAACGCGTGATGGTGGCCTATGTCGATCTCGACGATTTCAAGATGGTCAACGATTCGCTGGGCCATCCGGCGGGCGACGCCTTGTTGCGGATCATCGCCGATCACCTGCGCGAAGACCTGCCCGATGCGCTGATCGCCCGGCTGGGCGGCGATGAATTCGCGATCCTGATCGACAATATCGACCCAAAAACACCCATCGAAACGATCGCCGACCGGTTGCAGAACTGCTTCGACCGGCCAATCATGATCAACGGACAGGCGGCGCAATCGGGCGCGAGCATCGGCATCGCGATCGCGCCGGGTGACAGCAATGACGGCGCCACGTTGATGAAGCATGCCGATCTGGCGCTGTACCGGGCGAAGCACGAAGGCAAGGCGACCTACCATTTCTTCGAGCCTGCGCTTGACGAAGCGGCCCGTCGCCGCCGCCAGATGGAGCTCGATCTGCGCGCCGCGATCAAGGACGGCGGCTTCACGCTCAATTTCCAGCCGCTCTACAATCTTGCAGAACGCCGGCTGACCGGGTTCGAGGCGCTGATCCGCTGGAACCATCCTGTGCGCGGGCGGATCAATCCGGCCGAATTCATCCCGCTGGCCGAGGAAACCGGACTGATCATCCCGATCGGCGAATGGGTGATGCGCGAGGCCTGCCGGCTTGCCAGCAAGTGGCCCTCCGATGTCACTGTCGCAGTCAATGTCAGTGCCAAGCAATTCGCCGCCGGCGGGATCGCATCGACCGTGATGTCGGCGCTTTCGTCGAGCGGATTGCCCGCGCACCGGCTCGAACTGGAAATCACCGAAAGCATCTTCATCGCCGATGTCGAAACCACGCTGACGACCCTGCATTCGCTGCGCAACATCGGGGTGCGGATTGCGCTCGACGATTTCGGGACGGGTTATTCCTCGTTGAGCTACCTGCGCTCCTTCCCGTTCGACAAAGTCAAGATCGACCGCAGCTTCATCGAGGATCTGGGCACGAGCACCAGCGGCCACGCGATGATCCGCGCGATCACGATGCTAGCCGAAGCGCTGGGCATGGAAACGCTGGCCGAAGGCGTCGAGGATGTCGCGCAGTTCGAAGTGCTCGAACGCGAAGGTTGCCAGAACATCCAGGGCTATCTGTTCTCGCGCCCGGTCGAAGCCGATGCGGTGTTCGGATTGCTGCGCGAAGGCGCAGGTTATCAGCGGCAGTTGGCAGGCTGA
- a CDS encoding transglutaminase-like domain-containing protein, with amino-acid sequence MRLQINVQLDYNLSRACDLLLQIEAAAIPEQIIEHSELLLSPCEHLARVPAQDNIGERIWLRTEGQFTADYRAIVRIERILRDPAVLPAIPPHRLPGETVQYLLPSRYCASNQFTDFVDSNFGRFQGGARLAAIRDWVARHLSYVPGSSNSDTTAIDTFHGREGVCRDYAHLLITLARAGEIPARFASVYAPGVTPPDFHAVAEVFLGGEWHLVDATGMATEGEMAKIGIGRDSGDVAFLTAFGPLYFNSQKVSVTQLPD; translated from the coding sequence TTGCGCCTTCAGATCAACGTTCAACTTGATTACAACCTGTCGCGCGCCTGCGACCTGCTGCTTCAGATCGAAGCCGCCGCGATCCCCGAGCAGATCATCGAACACTCCGAATTGCTGCTGTCGCCGTGCGAGCACCTTGCCCGCGTGCCTGCGCAGGATAATATCGGCGAGCGGATCTGGCTGCGCACCGAAGGACAATTCACCGCCGATTATCGCGCGATCGTGCGGATCGAGCGGATCTTGCGCGATCCGGCAGTGCTGCCCGCGATCCCGCCGCACCGCCTGCCGGGCGAGACCGTGCAATATCTGCTGCCGTCGCGCTATTGCGCCTCGAACCAGTTTACCGATTTCGTCGACAGCAACTTCGGCCGCTTCCAGGGCGGCGCGCGGCTGGCGGCGATCCGTGACTGGGTGGCGCGGCACCTGTCCTATGTCCCGGGGTCGAGCAATTCGGACACGACCGCGATCGACACCTTCCACGGGCGCGAAGGCGTCTGCCGCGATTATGCGCACCTGCTGATCACGCTGGCGCGCGCCGGAGAAATCCCCGCGCGCTTCGCCAGCGTCTATGCCCCCGGCGTCACCCCGCCCGATTTCCACGCGGTGGCCGAGGTGTTCCTCGGCGGCGAATGGCATCTGGTCGACGCGACCGGGATGGCGACCGAAGGCGAGATGGCCAAGATTGGCATCGGCCGCGACAGCGGCGATGTCGCGTTCCTGACCGCATTTGGCCCGCTCTATTTCAACAGCCAGAAGGTCAGCGTCACCCAGCTTCCCGACTGA